In the genome of Salinispirillum sp. LH 10-3-1, one region contains:
- the flgM gene encoding flagellar biosynthesis anti-sigma factor FlgM: MAINFNNGIGPGQNGTNGAKSKDNVTPLTRDVASNSQNASNKEDSVKLSSQVQSLQSLEAQIKKMPDVDQERVDTIKSAIANGEYTINYERLAAAIQKFEGSL; encoded by the coding sequence ATGGCAATTAATTTCAACAACGGCATTGGTCCCGGTCAAAACGGAACCAATGGCGCCAAAAGCAAAGACAACGTCACTCCACTCACGCGGGATGTTGCCAGCAATAGCCAGAATGCTTCCAATAAGGAAGATTCGGTGAAACTGAGCAGTCAGGTACAATCCTTGCAGAGTCTGGAAGCGCAGATCAAAAAAATGCCGGATGTGGACCAAGAGCGTGTTGACACAATCAAGTCAGCAATCGCCAATGGCGAATACACCATTAACTATGAGCGCCTGGCAGCAGCCATCCAGAAATTTGAGGGAAGCCTCTAA
- the flgN gene encoding flagellar export chaperone FlgN — translation MQWSDEYEKALEQHLSELLSLGRQMLAALMEEYDALYQREPPSTEVIAQKATLAQKLATTQDAYVAHIKELGDTDLRAALEAQAPRLIPLLDDTKSMLQQCDRHNQINGRLLTRTHLKNQLFGRLLKSHLPEPTYSRGGQMTENSGATLGKA, via the coding sequence ATGCAATGGTCAGATGAATACGAAAAAGCTCTAGAACAACACCTCAGTGAGTTACTTTCGCTAGGGCGGCAAATGCTTGCCGCCCTCATGGAAGAATACGACGCACTTTACCAGCGCGAACCCCCTTCAACCGAAGTCATCGCTCAAAAGGCCACACTGGCGCAAAAACTTGCTACAACGCAAGACGCCTATGTAGCTCACATCAAAGAATTGGGTGACACTGATTTGCGAGCAGCTCTAGAAGCACAAGCGCCTCGCTTGATTCCACTGCTTGATGATACCAAGAGTATGCTGCAGCAATGCGACCGCCATAACCAAATCAATGGCCGCTTATTGACTCGCACGCACTTGAAGAATCAATTGTTCGGTCGATTACTGAAAAGCCACTTGCCAGAGCCGACCTACTCGCGCGGCGGACAGATGACAGAAAACTCCGGAGCAACGCTGGGCAAGGCATGA
- a CDS encoding ABC transporter ATP-binding protein/permease: MRQSVGYLLPYLWAFKGRVLLALLALLAAKGATLLMPWALKNIIDGVDRSLQPELVLPLAFLLFYGLLRFGGVFFGELRDAIFSRVTEHAMRQIGLRVFKHLHALELAFHLERQTGGISRDIERGTSGISFLMRFLMFNIVPTLFEILMVALIFTIAFSAWYALITLVAVTLYILFTVLTTEWRNRFVRAANQADSSTNTRAVDSLLNYETVKYFNNEDYEARTYDSFLAHWETAKLKNRMSLLALNSGQALIIAMAITAMMIMAAQGVIGGEMTLGDLAMINAYMIQLFIPLNFLGFVYREIRRALTDLENMLGLLARKPVIADHPTAKELQLTRGEIEFRQASFGYHPERKILKDFTLTVSAGSKVAIVGASGAGKSTIARLLYRFYDLSSGAIYIDGQNIAQVTLRSLRQQIAIVPQDTVLFNATIRENVAYGNPEASEEAIDRAITMAHLDGFIKALPNGDKTVVGERGLKVSGGEKQRIAIARVLLKQSPILIFDEATSALDSNSEGAILDAMREIASGHTSVVIAHRLSTVTDADNIVVLDNGAVVEQGRHEALLKQGGRYAQLWALQLREKR, encoded by the coding sequence TTGCGGCAAAGTGTAGGCTACCTGTTACCCTACCTTTGGGCGTTCAAAGGCAGGGTGTTACTGGCTTTGTTAGCATTGCTGGCGGCCAAGGGCGCCACACTCCTCATGCCGTGGGCACTCAAGAACATCATTGATGGTGTTGACCGGAGTTTGCAACCGGAACTGGTACTCCCTCTGGCTTTTCTGCTGTTCTATGGGCTGCTGCGCTTTGGTGGCGTGTTTTTTGGCGAGTTGCGTGATGCGATTTTCAGTCGCGTAACGGAACATGCCATGCGGCAGATCGGGCTGCGAGTGTTTAAGCATCTGCATGCCTTGGAATTGGCTTTTCATCTTGAGCGGCAAACCGGCGGTATCAGCCGCGATATCGAGCGCGGTACCAGTGGTATCAGTTTCCTAATGCGCTTCTTGATGTTCAATATTGTCCCGACGCTGTTCGAGATATTGATGGTGGCGCTGATCTTCACCATCGCTTTTTCTGCTTGGTATGCCTTAATCACTCTCGTAGCAGTGACCCTCTATATACTGTTTACGGTGCTGACGACCGAGTGGCGCAACCGCTTTGTGCGTGCCGCGAATCAAGCTGACTCTTCGACCAATACGCGCGCTGTTGATAGTCTGCTTAACTACGAGACGGTGAAGTACTTCAATAACGAAGATTACGAGGCGCGCACCTACGACAGTTTCCTGGCGCATTGGGAAACAGCCAAGTTAAAGAACCGAATGTCTTTGTTGGCGTTGAACTCAGGCCAGGCACTGATCATAGCCATGGCCATTACGGCCATGATGATTATGGCCGCGCAGGGTGTGATCGGAGGTGAAATGACGCTGGGTGATCTCGCTATGATCAATGCCTACATGATTCAGCTGTTTATTCCACTGAACTTTCTGGGTTTTGTCTATCGTGAAATCCGCCGTGCGCTAACCGATCTTGAAAACATGCTGGGCTTGTTGGCCAGAAAGCCGGTGATTGCCGATCACCCGACTGCAAAGGAGCTACAGTTAACGCGCGGAGAAATTGAGTTTCGTCAGGCCAGTTTCGGCTACCACCCAGAGCGCAAGATCCTCAAAGACTTCACGCTGACCGTGAGCGCCGGTAGCAAGGTGGCTATTGTGGGGGCGTCGGGTGCCGGCAAAAGCACCATTGCCCGTTTGCTTTACCGTTTCTACGATTTGAGTTCTGGAGCGATCTACATCGATGGTCAGAACATCGCGCAAGTGACGTTGCGCAGCTTGCGGCAGCAAATTGCTATCGTGCCGCAAGATACCGTACTGTTTAACGCCACCATTCGTGAAAACGTTGCGTATGGCAATCCAGAGGCTTCAGAGGAGGCCATTGATCGGGCGATCACCATGGCACATTTGGATGGCTTTATTAAAGCCTTGCCCAATGGCGATAAGACCGTTGTCGGTGAGCGCGGTTTAAAGGTGTCGGGCGGTGAAAAGCAACGTATCGCCATTGCCCGCGTATTGTTGAAGCAATCGCCTATCTTGATCTTCGACGAAGCCACATCGGCGCTCGATTCCAATTCAGAAGGGGCTATTTTGGATGCCATGCGGGAAATTGCGTCTGGGCATACATCCGTGGTGATTGCCCACCGCTTGTCGACGGTGACCGACGCTGACAACATTGTTGTGTTGGACAATGGCGCAGTGGTTGAGCAGGGGCGGCATGAGGCGTTGCTGAAGCAGGGCGGTCGATACGCGCAGTTGTGGGCTCTACAACTGCGTGAGAAGCGATAG